In one Juglans regia cultivar Chandler chromosome 11, Walnut 2.0, whole genome shotgun sequence genomic region, the following are encoded:
- the LOC118349885 gene encoding TMV resistance protein N-like, with the protein MILQGLSRNFSTLSKDLVGIESRVEEMMNILGIGGGKTTLAEVIYDRISYQFEASNFIACIREETRNRGLVSLQKQLLSKLFMERAIHIWDDCEGMNMIQNRLCYEKVFLVLDDVDREEHLTTLAGSRDWFGLGPRIILTSIDNHLLKRHGVNYIYMVNELNNDEALQLFSLAAFKKPHPEENYVDLSKGFVKYAQGLPLALKVLGSSLFGRGTNARKGAWDQLKAIPNKGILDTLQVLDNILMDILESFGYYPYLNIDILMEKCLITISSKRLRMHDLLQKTGQEIIYDEFPKEPGRRSRLWHYKDVLHMLKNNTGTDVIEGIVLNLPNQNEERLCSFGSLKLFYLSGSQNLLETLDFTGVPSLETLDLEGCTSLSKDMNGEGYLEQLYKGGTAIKFTKFFAVPEFGSNDACSTQEMFMTNDDSIAAFYIGFDDRVYYIRCLNHEESNLQTKGYDVENNCFNPKVMSGPSLGAEIQEYFNMRSYGSRVTLQIHPNLDNNSKWEGYIHCTFYEVDDEVENSDPRIFKGNHPDHGQFVEFVYHFETNEGP; encoded by the exons ATGATACTTCAAGGATTGAGTCGTAACTTTTCAACTCTTTCCAAGGACCTTGTTGGAATAGAATCCCGTGTGGAGGAAATGATGAACATACTTGGTATTGGAGGGGGTAAGACAACTTTGGCAGAAGTCATTTATGATAGAATATCTTACCAATTTGAAGCTAGCAACTTTATTGCATGTAttagagaagaaactagaaaTCGTGGTTTAgtttctttacaaaaacaacttctttCTAAGCTCTTCATGGAAAGGGCAATACATATATGGGACGATTGTGAGGGAATGAATATGATACAGAATAGACTATGTtatgaaaaagtatttttagtCCTTGATGATGTGGACAGAGAAGAACATCTAACAACATTAGCAGGGAGCCGTGATTGGTTTGGTCTGGGGCCTAGAATCATTTTAACGAGCATAGATaaccatttattaaaaagacATGGAGTGAATTATATCTATATGgttaatgagttgaataatgaTGAAGCATTGCAGCTCTTTAGTTTGGCAGCTTTCAAGAAACCCCATCCTGAAGAAAATTATGTTGATTTATCCAAAGGCTTTGTGAAATATGCTCAAGGCCTTCCTTTAGCTCTCAAAGTTTTAGGGTCCTCCTTGTTTGGTAGAGGAACAAATGCACGGAAAGGTGCTTGGGATCAACTGAAAGCAATTCCTAATAAGGGAATTTTAGATACACTTCAA GTCTTAGATAACATTTTGATGGATATATTAGAAAGTTTTGGTTACTACCCATACCTCAATATTGATATTCTCATGGAGAAATGTCTTATAACCATCTCATCTAAAAGGTTGAGGATGCATGATTTGCTACAAAAAACTGGTcaagaaataatttatgatgAATTCCCTAAAGAGCCTGGCCGGCGTAGTAGATTGTGGCATTATAAGGATGTCCTTCACATGTTGAAGAATAATACT GGAACTGACGTGATTGAAGGCATAGTGCTAAACTTACCTAATCAAAATGAGGAACGATTATGT AGTTTTGGGAGTTTGAAACTCTTTTATCTTAGCGGCTCTCAAAACTTGTTGGAGACACTAGACTTCACTGGAGTCCCAAGTCTTGAGACACTAGACCTTGAAGGTTGTACAAGCTTATCTAAG GACATGAATGGTGAGGGGTATCTCGAACAATTGTATAAAGGTGGAACTGCTATCAAATTCACTAAGTTTTTCGCAGTGCCAGAGTTTGGCTCAAATGATGCTTGCTCTACGCAAGAAATGTTTATGACCAATGATGACTCTATTGCAGCCTTCTATATTGGTTTTGATGACAGAGTCTACTACATTAGATGCTTGAATCATGAAGAAAGTAATTTGCAAACAAAAGGCTATGACGTT gaaaataattgttttaatcCCAAGGTAATGTCTGGACCTTCCTTGGGAGCTGAAATTCAAGAGTATTTCAACATGAGAAGTTATGGTTCTCGTGTAACACTTCAAATCCATCCAAACTTAGATAATAATAGTAAGTGGGAGGGATATATTCATTGTACTTTTTATGAAGTTGATGATGAGGTAGAGAATTCAGATCCAAGGATTTTCAAGGGCAATCATCCTGATCACGGCCAGTTTGTTGAGTTTGTTTATCATTTTGAGACTAATGAAGGTCCCTAA
- the LOC108992012 gene encoding uncharacterized mitochondrial protein AtMg00820-like, producing MVTNSQARIRKPNLKYAHYHTIVDLPKESKTIHFALNHAGWTKALQDEIQALQDNNTWTLVPRSPHMDVIGCKWVFRTKINVDSTLDWLKARLVVNGFHQIDGVNCT from the coding sequence ATGGTAACCAACTCTCAAGCTAGGATCCGCAAACCCAACCTGAAGTACGCCCACTATCACACTATTGTTGACCTTCCCAAGGAATCAAAGACAATACACTTTGCCCTTAACCATGCTGGCTGGACCAAAGCATTGCAAGATGAGATCCAAGCTCTCCAAGACAACAACACTTGGACACTCGTGCCTCGTTCCCCTCACATGGATGTTATTGGTTGCAAGTGGGTCTTTAGGACCAAAATCAATGTCGACAGTACTCTTGATTGGTTGAAAGCTCGCCTTGTTGTCAATGGCTTCCACCAAATTGATGGTGTCAATTGTACATAG